The following DNA comes from Puniceicoccus vermicola.
AAAAACGTTTTGCGTTATTGTCCCTCTGCTCTAACCGCTGAGCTACAGGCCCGCCGAAGAATGACACTATTTGCGGGGAAGGTCCGTTTGGGCAAGCGTGGAAAATCGGGAGGTGGCGGCTTTTTCTCTCACGGAGATCACTGAGGTCACAGAGGGCGGCATGCCGCATCCTGGAGGAAGATGCGTTTGGGAAGTGTCCCAAGGACATCGATTTTCGGCCCCGAGAAGGCACAAAAGATCACCCGCCTACGCTCTTCGAGCTTTCGGCGCGGCAGGCAAAAAGAGGGGGGTTGTGTGGGGACGGGGCATATCCCGTGGCTTGCTTTGGGAGGGGATCTCCTCTTGGGGGGTAAACCTCGTTGCGACGATTGGATACTGATGAGTTTCGTCTCAATGGGGGAAAAGAGACTCCGTGCGCTCCGTGCCTCAGTGAGAGCTGATGCGTGGGAATGGATTCGGACTTGGTTTCGACGGGAGTTTTGAATTGGAATTTCGCCAATCCTACCGGGGCGGACTGAAGTCTGCGGTCCCGGTGGGACGGGCGTGGCGAGGGCTGACGTTCTGGAGGGGTGTCGGCGGTTGCGGTCATCGAGCAAGGCTCGACGGGGATGATTGAATGGTGGTTTTCTTCCCCTCAGAAAGTTTGGGTCCGAAACCGCAAAGATTTCGACAGAGGGATTGACAAGGGGGTGGGGAATTTCTTTTCTCTTCTTTTCCTCTTTGGTGGTAGTAGCTCAGTTGGTTAGAGCATCGGCTTGTGGTGCCGAGGGTCGCCGGTTCGAGTCCGGTTTACCACCCCATTGAATTTCAAAAGAAGCCCCTGAGTTTTCAGGGGCTTTTTTTGTGAGGGATGGGATCGGGTCGAGCGTTCATCCGTGCGGAAGATTCAATGTGCCTCGCAGCGCGGAATGTGAAAGTGGCCGAGGCGTCTTGCCTCTGGAGTGTGTGGAATCTGAGGCGGGAGACCTTAGCCATCTTTGGGGAGGGGGGCTTTTTCGCGGAGCGTTTTTCCCGGTCGCCAGGACCCTTCGACGAGCATGCGGATGGGGGTTTTGGGAATCCCGCGCTCGCCGCGTTGAATCATTCCGATGAGGAAGTCGATGGCGGTGTGCCCGATGAGCTTCCCATTTTGATCGACGCCGGAGCGGCGTTCCTCGTCTTCGCCGAGGCTGAGCCAGGCGCAGCCGATGTCTTCGGGAATGCGGAGTCCGAGGGCCTCCAGCATTTCGATGGTCGGCTCGTCGGTATCGCTGATGATCACATCCGGTTTGCTGTTCTTCAGCCAATTCGCGAGGGCAGCTTCGTCGCTCTGTCCTTTGGGAACGATACAGGGCTCCATGTGCTCTCTTTGCGGGTGGCGCTGGCGGAACCGCCAATATCCGGCGGCGTAGGCGTTGTCGGTCTTGTTATCGACATATTCGTGGAGGTAGACGCCGATTTTCTTGTAGCCGAGTCGGCTGACTTCCTCCAGGGCCAAGCTCATGCTGTGCGATTGGTGATTCGTGACCAAATGGAAGACGTGGGGGGTGATGCTATAGCCAAAACAGACCGTTGAGAACTGATCGTAGTCAAGATCGAGTCGATCTCCTTGCGTTTGTCGCGGGGGGAGGAGGAGGCCGGCGATGCCCCGGGAGAGAAGAATTTTCGACAGGCGCTTGGGGCTCATGTCGTTGTCGCGCATGGAAAACTCCTGAAGTTCGTATCCCTGCTGCCGAGCGCGGGTCGAGGCCCCCAGAAAATACTCGTTGAAGGTCGGTTGATCCCTCAGTCCTTCATTCTCATCCTGCCAGGTGTCGATCCATGCGATCGTGGACTTGTAGTGAATCGGCAGTTTGGTCTTGCGGTAGGCATTGAGAGCGGTGAGTGCGGGGTCGGGGACATAGCCCATCTCTTGCGCCAGTGCCTGAATGCGCTTTTTGACTTCGGTCGACACCCGCGGGTGATCCCGCAACGCGAGACTGACGGTGCTGTAGTGCACGTTCGCCACCTTGGCGATATCGCGTAGAGTGACTCGGGGATTCATGCCGGGTAGGGTGAGGAAGAGGCGAATCCCCGTCAATGCTCAACAGTTTGAATCCGGAGGTTCTGGTTCTTTGCGGCGGAGGGGTTCAGACTGTTTCCATGACCCAATTTGCCGAGAAGTCTCGACTCAGTTCTGGAGAAGACCGCCGCTCCCAGTCCTGCCGTGCCGTCTTGGCGTTGAACGAGAAGGAAATGGATTTGTTTTTCCCGAAGGGATTTGCGCCGGGCGGTCTGGAGGTCGCCCACTATCGGGGAGGTTGGGATGCGGAGGCATTTTGGGAGGATTTGCAGCGGCATGAGGCGGAGTTGGTGGTCACTTGTTGGTCGACGCCTCCTTTTCAGGAGGAATGGCGGGAGACGCTTTCTTCGTTGCGGTACGTGTGCCATGTGAGTGGAGCGGTTCGCAATCTGTTGCCGCGGGTCTATTTGGAGGAAGGCTTGCTGGTGACGAATTGGGGGAATCTGGCGGCGGCCAATGTGGCGGAGCACGCACTTTTGTTACTGCTGGCGGGGTTGCGCCGACTTTCCGAGTGGCCGAGTGTCATTGCGGGGAAACGTCCTTGGCAGCCGTCTCCGATCGTGACGCGGACCCTTTTCGGCAAGCGGGTGGGCTTGCACGGATTCGGCAATGTGGCACAAAGTTTATCGCGACTTTTAAAACCGTTCGGGGTCGAGATCTCCGCGTATTCGGAGGGGGTGCCGGAGGGACTCTTCGGGGAGTTTGGCGTGAGCCGAGCCGATTCGCTGGAAGCCCTCTTCGAAGGGAATGAGATTGTGGTGGAGTGCGAGGCTTTGAATCCCCGGACGCAGGGAGTGGTGACGCGGGAGGTGTTGGAGCGGTTGCCCACGGGGGCGTTGTTTGTGAATGTTGGGCGAGGGGCAGTCGTGGATGAGCAGGCTCTCTCGGAGTTGTCGGCAGCGGGGCATATCGGCGTGGCGCTGGATGTATTCGATACGGATCCGATTCGCCCGGACTCGCCTCTTCATGATTTGGAGGATGCGGTGCTTTCTCCCCATATCGCGGGGCCGACAAGCGATCAATTTGCCCGATGCGGAGAGCTCGCTGTTCGAAATATTGAAGCGTATCTGGAAGGATCTCCTTTAGAGGCTCAGGTTTCTCTGGAGATTTACGATCGGGCCACTTGACTGTTTTTGCCGGAAGAATTTTTCTCGTCCTTGATATCCCCACCTCGTCGAAAAATCGGAGTATCGCTGATACTTTCCGTTTCGACCCTCTAACCGATCCCCATGAAAATTGAATACCTTACGCTAATCGTTTATCTCGGCGTCTTGCTGACGCTTGGGGGGCTTTTTGCCCGATTCAACAAGAACCTCAGCGACTTTGTGCGCGGCGGAGCGCAGGGGACTTGGTGGATGGTGGGCACCAGCATGCTGATGAGTGGAATCAGTGCGTTCACTTTCACGGGCAATGCCGCGGCAGCTTTTGAAGGGGGGCCGAGTTTGCTGGTCATCTACGCTGCGAATTGCCTGGGATTTGTCATCGGGGGGCTTTTTCTCGGACGTTGGTTTCGGCAAACCCGGGCTTACACCACGGCGGATGTCGTGCGGACTCGTTTTGGTGTTCCGGTTGAGCAGTTCTCCGCTTTTTCATCATTGTTTCTCGGACCGTTCGGGGCCGCGATCCAACTCTATGCACTTTCGCTCTTCACGAGCACGGTGTTGAACATTCCGCTCATCCCCGTGCTGGTCACCATCGGGATCATTGTCACCTTCTACTCGACGACGGGGGGGAAGTGGGCCGTGATGGCGACGGACTTCGTGCAGGCTTTGGTGATGTTCGGCATCACGATTCTTGTCTGCTATCTCTCGCTGAAGGCCGTCGGTGGTTTTGATGCGTTTTTCGGGTTTTTCAAGGATCCCAGGTTTGCCGATGATTTTCGGTTCTTCAACGATGCGGGGCAGTTCGAAGGGGATCGCTTCACTTACAAATGGGCTGCGGTGATCTTCTTCATGCAGATTTATTCGCAAATCAGCATCAGCCAGGCCGGGCGCTTTATTGCGGCCCGGGACGGGAAAGAGGCTTCGCTCTCCTCTTGGTGGGCTTTTGTGCTCATGGCGGCGGGGAGTGCGATCTGGTTTATTCCGCCGATGGTCGCCCGCTTTCTTTTCGAGGCCGACATCGTGGGCAGCGGCGTTGAAAAACCCTCGGAAAGTTCCTACGCTTACATTGCCACTGAGCTTTTACCCAATGGCATGCTGGGGATGCTGATCGCGGCCATGTTTGCGGCTACGATGAGTAGTATGGACTCGGGGTTGAATGCCCAGGTGGGCAACATCGCCCGCAACATCGTGCCGAGAATTCGCGGGGCTCTGGGTTACCAGAATGAGCTCTCACCCAAAACCGAAATCCGTATCTGCCATATTGCGACGGTGGTCCTGGGGATCATTATCATCGCCTACGGAATCCTCATGGCGCGGCAGAGTGAGATCGCCCTGTTTGATGCGTATCTGATCATCGGCTCGATTATCGGAGTTCCGATGGGCTTTCCGCTGCTGATGGGGCTATGGATTAAGAAACTTCCGAAGTGGTCCTACTTCCCGATTTTTGTCGCCTGCATGGTCCCCACGATCTGGTCCTTCATCGACAAAAAGCTCAATGGCACCGATTGGACGATTCAGGAAAGAACGTTGTGGATCCTGATCTTCGGCTTGGTGGCCACCGTGATTTGTCGCCTGCTGTATTTCATCACTTCGGAGCGTGCCCGCAAGGATGTGGACGAATTTTTCGAAACCATGCATACCCCGATCGACTACGAGAAAGAGGTGGGGTCGACGGCAATTGACTACGATCAGTACTTCGTCCTCGCCAAGGCTGTGTTTGGGGTGGGGCTGGCGGTTTTGCTGATATTGCTCGTCCCCAATGATCTGGCCGGGCGCCTGTGTATCCTCTTCGTGTCGGGCTTTATCTTGATCGCGGGGGTTTTACTCTACCTCGGCGGAAAGCGGTCGAAGAAGAGAGTGGAGAAAGCGATGAAGGCTGGAAAACTTTCGGCCGAAGATCTTCCTCCTCCTGATGTGAGTCAGATTCTTTGATTCCCCATCCTGTCCAGGGGAACGATTCCTCGGAGTCCTGCACTCCGGCTCCGTGGGAAAGCGGCCTTCCGGACGTGCGATGGAGTTTATTCCGTGGGAACTGGAGCCCTTTCGATCAGCTTTCGAATCAGGAGGTCTTCGGTGAGCGGTCGGAGTTCTGTCGCTTGTTCGTCCACGAGGACGAGGGTGGAGCGAGTCCCCGGCAGGGTGATTTGTGGGCCTCCGATTCGCAGTTTCCAATCATTTTGCCCTTCTTGCGTCGCTACGTTCAGCAGAGCTTGTTTCGCGCCACTTTGGGGATAGGGATAAGTGGCGGATTCCCCGGGGCCGAGAAGTTTGACCTTTCCGGCCGTATCGAGCTTTACGAGGGTATGTCGCTCGGATAGGTTGAAAACCAGTAGCGTCTCAAGGGGGTGACTTTCCCATGAGTCTTGGGCGACAAATGTTTTGATCCGGTTTGGATTGGTGGCGGATTCCGTCATGAACACGAAGAGACTCCCGGGTTTCTGATCTAGATCGATTTCGGTCACCGTGACCCGTTGGGGTTCGGTCTCTCCTTCCTTGGGGGGAAGCAGGCGATAGAAATCCAAGGTCCCTTTTTTCGGGAGAGGGTAGGTGCGGGAAAAGCTAGTCGTGCGCGCTCTTACCGGAATTTTCTGATCGTCATAATCGTAGTAGAGATCGTTGATCGGAGCGAGCAGGGAAAGGGTTCGAAAGCTCGCCTCCGGCTGTTTTAGGGGAGAGGTTTGTGCGTTTATCTCGGTGTTTCCGAAGAAGATCAACCCGAGGAGGAAAAGGTTTTTCCAGTGCCCGCGAGTGGAAGAGCGCTTTAGATTTGTTCGGGTCGGAGCCATCGTAACGAAAGGATTTTGAATTTGCGTCCGAATGCCAGATTCTCGGCGTTCAGGCTGCTTGCAGTATCATCGGAAGTGTTCGCGCTTTCGTCGATATAGTCGATCTTGCGTTGGACAATGGCCTCGCACCAAATGCGTCCTCCGGATTTCCGAGTGAGCGGATCCATGACTTCGCCGTAGGTGCGAATGACGAAGGTGTCGGAGCGGGCGCTGAGTCCTGACCCAATGGCGGAGAGAATATCCCCCTGGGTGAGGAATTGAGGCGAGAACGCTGATTTAGAGCCATAGGCCCGAGTCTCCTCACTCGGGCCACTGTAGCCTTTCAAGAGGTCGAGGTCGTAGTTGTTGAAGCCCGAGCCTCCAGTGGGGGCATTGGGCTGCGAGTCGTAGAAAGGATTGCTTCCACGTGCGGCGTAACTGTTGGTTTCGCCCGCATTGATGGCAGCCGAACCGGTATAGGTTCGGTCCAGCGCGGCTTGAAGGACCCCGGTGAAGCGTTCATCGGTCGCGGTGGATGGGTTGTCGACCAAGCGCCGGTTGATGAAGTCGGCCAGGGAGACGAAGGGACCGCGATTTCGGCTTTCTGCGACGATGTTTTTTGCGAGTTCGGCAATCTGCTCGTCGGTGAGTTGCTTGTATCCCTGCCAGGCCCAGGACTGATTTCCCGAGGCGGAGGTCGGTCGGCTGAACCGTGGGAGAGGGGACTGAAGTTCCGTGCCCGAGGCGGAGCCGGTTTCCGGATTGTAGGCGAGCTGGTTGATTCCGCCCAATATTGCCCGCCACGCCTGTTCCGAAGTGGAATTTATGTTGAAGCCGCCGTTCACGGAAAGACCCGACGCTGCCAATGACGCATCACGCAGATCCGAGTCAGATATAGTATCGGATCTGAGAATACGGGAGTTCGGGAGTTCGTTGGGGATTGTTGTAGAACTCGTGTCGGAGTTGGAGCCAGTGCCAGCGTGGGGAACGGTCGAGACAAAATACCGATCCCAGAGGCTTCGATTGAGTAGCCATGAAATGTCATAGTAGGCTACAATGGAATTGGTCGGGCGGTAATAGGAATTGAGGCTCTCGGCCATGCTTTGATAGACCTGTCCAAGTTGATCCTTGAAGTGGAAGTCTCCGACGCCGTTCCCGATCGGGTAGGCCGGGTACGTATTCAGCTTGGAAAGATTCGCATGTTGTAGTTGTCCGAGAGCTAATAGCGGTTGTGACTCCGGTCGGATTTCGAACAGCGTTGTATCGATGATCTCGGACGCCGAATCCAGCGAGATCCCGGAGGAGGCACGCTTCAGTCCGCTCTCCATGGTGAACTGGTCGAGGCTGATTCCCTTGTTGCAACGACCGAAGTAGTTCAGCGGTTGTCCGTCGAGTTCGCTGCGGGTCACTAAGGGAGCGCGAGGATTGTTTTGCGCGATCCAACGAGTTTCCACATAGGTGTTTGGCGACTCGGAGACATCCGAGAATATCTTATTGAAGCTGATGACAGAGGTCGGACCTACTGGATAATCGAGGGGGCCTTCGTCCTGAAGAAGATGGACTTCGGCACCGCCGCTTCCCTGGGTGATTCGGTTGATTGACTGATACCACTGTTGATCGTTCGAGCTATCGGTCGTGTAGTCGCTGCGTCCCTGATCGACGACTCCCAAGTATAAGTCGGATTCGCCCCGTTGCATATTGACTCGGCGAGTGCTGGGGTCTTCTCCGATAAATTCGTAGTTGGAGACACGGAAGTCATATGCGGATTCGCCGGGTCCAAAATCAAGTCCGTTGCGATTGAGAAGAATGAAGTTGTAGGCTTTGTATCCCTCGTCATTGGTCAGCACATTGGTCGGCACGTCGTTTTGCGGTGCGCTGTACTCTTTGCCGCTTTCGGAATCCGGTAGCGAAAAGATCAAACTCTCACC
Coding sequences within:
- a CDS encoding hydroxyacid dehydrogenase; its protein translation is MLNSLNPEVLVLCGGGVQTVSMTQFAEKSRLSSGEDRRSQSCRAVLALNEKEMDLFFPKGFAPGGLEVAHYRGGWDAEAFWEDLQRHEAELVVTCWSTPPFQEEWRETLSSLRYVCHVSGAVRNLLPRVYLEEGLLVTNWGNLAAANVAEHALLLLLAGLRRLSEWPSVIAGKRPWQPSPIVTRTLFGKRVGLHGFGNVAQSLSRLLKPFGVEISAYSEGVPEGLFGEFGVSRADSLEALFEGNEIVVECEALNPRTQGVVTREVLERLPTGALFVNVGRGAVVDEQALSELSAAGHIGVALDVFDTDPIRPDSPLHDLEDAVLSPHIAGPTSDQFARCGELAVRNIEAYLEGSPLEAQVSLEIYDRAT
- a CDS encoding LacI family DNA-binding transcriptional regulator, with the translated sequence MTGIRLFLTLPGMNPRVTLRDIAKVANVHYSTVSLALRDHPRVSTEVKKRIQALAQEMGYVPDPALTALNAYRKTKLPIHYKSTIAWIDTWQDENEGLRDQPTFNEYFLGASTRARQQGYELQEFSMRDNDMSPKRLSKILLSRGIAGLLLPPRQTQGDRLDLDYDQFSTVCFGYSITPHVFHLVTNHQSHSMSLALEEVSRLGYKKIGVYLHEYVDNKTDNAYAAGYWRFRQRHPQREHMEPCIVPKGQSDEAALANWLKNSKPDVIISDTDEPTIEMLEALGLRIPEDIGCAWLSLGEDEERRSGVDQNGKLIGHTAIDFLIGMIQRGERGIPKTPIRMLVEGSWRPGKTLREKAPLPKDG
- a CDS encoding sodium:solute symporter family transporter codes for the protein MKIEYLTLIVYLGVLLTLGGLFARFNKNLSDFVRGGAQGTWWMVGTSMLMSGISAFTFTGNAAAAFEGGPSLLVIYAANCLGFVIGGLFLGRWFRQTRAYTTADVVRTRFGVPVEQFSAFSSLFLGPFGAAIQLYALSLFTSTVLNIPLIPVLVTIGIIVTFYSTTGGKWAVMATDFVQALVMFGITILVCYLSLKAVGGFDAFFGFFKDPRFADDFRFFNDAGQFEGDRFTYKWAAVIFFMQIYSQISISQAGRFIAARDGKEASLSSWWAFVLMAAGSAIWFIPPMVARFLFEADIVGSGVEKPSESSYAYIATELLPNGMLGMLIAAMFAATMSSMDSGLNAQVGNIARNIVPRIRGALGYQNELSPKTEIRICHIATVVLGIIIIAYGILMARQSEIALFDAYLIIGSIIGVPMGFPLLMGLWIKKLPKWSYFPIFVACMVPTIWSFIDKKLNGTDWTIQERTLWILIFGLVATVICRLLYFITSERARKDVDEFFETMHTPIDYEKEVGSTAIDYDQYFVLAKAVFGVGLAVLLILLVPNDLAGRLCILFVSGFILIAGVLLYLGGKRSKKRVEKAMKAGKLSAEDLPPPDVSQIL